One part of the Thermoanaerobacterium sp. CMT5567-10 genome encodes these proteins:
- a CDS encoding flagellar export protein FliJ, with product MKKFRYSLETVLNIKEQKQKMEKEKLALLISKYELQKNKLNEILIKINETLEKNEMNAVMGISIMNLKQFNLYLETLYEKYNEQNEILKALEDEIEKERRKLSDVSKEKEALENLKEKKYEEYKYQSLLEQNSIIDEQISYKVARSTLGG from the coding sequence GTGAAAAAATTTAGATATTCATTGGAAACTGTACTTAATATCAAAGAGCAAAAGCAAAAGATGGAAAAAGAAAAATTGGCACTGCTAATTTCAAAATATGAATTGCAAAAAAATAAACTCAATGAAATTCTTATTAAGATAAATGAAACACTTGAGAAAAATGAAATGAATGCTGTGATGGGCATATCTATAATGAATTTAAAACAATTTAATTTATATTTGGAGACATTGTACGAAAAATATAATGAGCAAAATGAAATTTTAAAAGCTTTAGAGGATGAAATCGAGAAAGAAAGACGAAAGCTAAGTGATGTTAGTAAGGAAAAAGAAGCACTTGAAAATTTAAAAGAAAAAAAATATGAAGAGTATAAATATCAGTCATTGCTAGAGCAAAATTCAATTATCGATGAGCAAATATCATATAAAGTTGCTAGGTCTACTTTAGGAGGTTAA
- the fliY gene encoding flagellar motor switch phosphatase FliY produces MSDILSQDEINALLSGMTNNDNNSNDVTLTEEEQDVLGEIGNISFGTSATTLFTLLRNKVTITTPKVSIINWENLKKEFNIPYVGVEVEYTEGIKGNNLLILKEQDVLRITDLMMGGDGNVTEGEITELHLSAIGEAMNQMIGSASTSLSTLIGESINISPPRAFVVDFNKVLPENISFPDGYVVKIAFKMVVGEIIDSEIMQLIPIAFAKRLVEQVMSKNVENSPKESFQGVQNDDIINTGTKGINNEFSDEIKSTVKHKGEKVDVKSVIFRDFDDDEDEPTTAEKENINLIMDIPLDVTVELGRTKKLIKDILELNEGSIIELDKLAGEPVDILVNGKFIAKGEVVVIDENFGVRILDIVKQSKRINSL; encoded by the coding sequence ATGAGTGATATACTATCACAAGATGAAATCAATGCATTATTAAGCGGAATGACTAACAATGATAATAATAGCAATGATGTGACACTAACTGAGGAAGAACAAGATGTTTTAGGAGAGATAGGAAATATTAGTTTTGGGACTTCTGCAACGACTTTGTTTACACTTTTGAGAAATAAAGTGACTATTACGACACCTAAAGTAAGCATAATTAACTGGGAAAATCTAAAGAAGGAATTTAATATACCATATGTAGGTGTTGAAGTAGAATATACAGAGGGAATTAAAGGTAATAATCTCTTAATATTAAAAGAACAAGATGTACTTCGCATTACTGATTTAATGATGGGTGGCGATGGAAATGTCACTGAAGGTGAAATAACGGAATTGCATTTAAGTGCAATCGGTGAAGCTATGAACCAAATGATAGGATCTGCATCTACTTCGTTATCAACTTTAATTGGTGAAAGCATCAACATATCGCCTCCCAGGGCTTTTGTTGTAGACTTTAATAAAGTTTTACCTGAAAATATTTCTTTTCCAGATGGTTATGTAGTAAAGATTGCATTTAAAATGGTGGTTGGAGAAATAATAGACAGCGAAATTATGCAGTTGATTCCAATTGCATTTGCAAAACGGCTTGTTGAGCAAGTTATGTCTAAAAATGTAGAAAATTCTCCTAAGGAATCTTTTCAAGGTGTACAAAATGATGATATAATAAATACTGGTACTAAAGGAATAAATAATGAATTTAGCGATGAAATTAAATCAACAGTTAAACATAAAGGTGAAAAAGTTGATGTAAAATCCGTTATCTTTAGAGACTTTGACGATGATGAAGATGAACCTACAACCGCAGAAAAAGAAAATATAAATTTAATTATGGATATCCCTTTAGATGTGACTGTAGAATTGGGCAGGACAAAAAAATTGATTAAAGATATACTTGAACTCAATGAAGGTTCAATAATAGAGCTTGATAAATTGGCAGGTGAGCCTGTAGATATATTAGTTAATGGGAAATTTATTGCCAAGGGAGAGGTTGTCGTTATTGATGAAAACTTTGGCGTGAGAATATTAGATATTGTAAAGCAAAGCAAAAGAATTAATTCATTATAA
- the fliM gene encoding flagellar motor switch protein FliM has translation MSDILSQNEIDELLKAMNSGEFDIKEIKESQQETRIKPYDFRRPNKFSKEQLRTLQMIFENMSRSFTTFLSGYLRTLVQVSIVSVEQITYYEFSNSLTNPVFIAVIDAKPLDGPIILEFNNSTTFTIIDKILGGIGTADTVERDYTEIEMGLLSRITTQLLPLIKDAWINVIELNPEITRIETNSQFTQIISPNETIALCTMSLKINDNEGLINFCLPHITIVPILPLLTTKTWFSNAEKQACDIGIIKDRISNTYIPLRAVIGTSKITVRDLLNFNKGDILEINKKYKDPIEIKINDETKFFGVPGIKNKKYCVQITEICSEGDDADE, from the coding sequence ATGTCAGACATATTATCGCAGAATGAGATTGATGAATTATTAAAAGCAATGAATTCTGGTGAGTTTGATATTAAGGAGATTAAGGAAAGTCAGCAGGAGACGAGAATTAAACCATATGATTTCAGAAGGCCGAACAAATTTTCAAAGGAACAATTGAGAACTCTCCAAATGATTTTTGAAAACATGTCAAGAAGTTTTACAACTTTTTTATCAGGATATTTAAGAACACTTGTTCAAGTTTCAATAGTATCAGTTGAACAAATAACATATTACGAGTTTAGCAATTCGTTGACTAATCCTGTTTTTATTGCAGTAATTGATGCAAAACCTTTAGATGGGCCAATTATACTTGAATTTAACAATAGTACTACTTTTACTATAATTGATAAAATATTAGGTGGGATTGGAACTGCTGATACTGTAGAGAGAGATTACACCGAAATTGAAATGGGACTTTTAAGCCGAATTACAACACAACTTTTACCCTTGATTAAAGACGCTTGGATTAATGTTATAGAACTTAATCCTGAAATAACAAGGATAGAGACAAATTCACAATTTACGCAGATTATCTCTCCTAATGAAACTATTGCATTATGTACAATGTCTTTAAAAATAAACGATAATGAGGGACTGATAAATTTTTGTCTGCCACATATAACGATTGTTCCAATATTACCGCTCCTTACAACTAAAACTTGGTTTTCAAATGCAGAAAAACAGGCGTGCGATATTGGAATTATAAAAGATAGAATAAGTAATACATACATTCCATTAAGGGCAGTTATTGGCACGTCAAAGATAACAGTAAGAGATTTATTGAATTTTAATAAAGGTGATATTTTAGAAATAAATAAAAAATACAAAGATCCAATTGAAATAAAAATAAATGATGAAACAAAGTTTTTTGGTGTTCCAGGTATTAAAAATAAAAAATATTGCGTTCAGATAACTGAGATTTGCAGCGAAGGAGATGATGCTGATGAGTGA
- a CDS encoding MotE family protein, with amino-acid sequence MEKEETGNEKRPLKLSIIIFIAIFIILVVGLLFYFNIGGISSHTLKYLSNIPILKGLIQVKPTTNYADELKKLTSELNTKQKELQNAEASLSDKQKQIDALKSQLQKQQDEINSLKVQSNAKKTDLKTLATYYENMDPQNAANILNQITDNNILIGILGNMNKDNASKILEQLDSKKAADITKILYTNASTMP; translated from the coding sequence ATGGAAAAAGAAGAAACTGGAAATGAGAAAAGACCGCTAAAATTAAGTATAATTATTTTTATTGCAATTTTTATAATTCTAGTTGTTGGATTGTTATTCTATTTTAATATTGGTGGAATCAGCAGTCATACTTTAAAATATTTAAGCAATATACCGATATTAAAAGGCTTAATACAGGTTAAACCAACAACTAATTATGCTGATGAGCTGAAAAAGTTGACTAGTGAACTTAATACAAAACAAAAAGAATTACAAAATGCGGAAGCAAGTTTAAGTGATAAACAAAAACAGATTGATGCATTGAAATCGCAGCTTCAAAAACAGCAAGATGAGATAAATAGTTTAAAAGTGCAGTCAAATGCAAAAAAGACTGATTTAAAGACTTTGGCTACTTATTATGAAAATATGGACCCGCAAAATGCAGCAAATATTTTGAATCAAATAACGGACAACAATATTTTGATAGGTATTTTAGGTAATATGAATAAAGACAATGCATCTAAAATACTAGAACAGTTAGATTCCAAAAAAGCTGCAGATATAACGAAAATACTATATACAAATGCCTCAACTATGCCATAG
- a CDS encoding flagellar FlbD family protein: MINVTKLNGDEFTVNADMIEFIEETPDTVISLISGKKVVVKERKDEIIEKVIDYKRKIFIK, encoded by the coding sequence GTGATTAATGTAACGAAGTTAAATGGTGACGAATTTACAGTAAATGCTGACATGATAGAATTTATAGAAGAAACTCCTGATACGGTTATAAGTTTGATTAGCGGCAAGAAGGTAGTTGTAAAGGAAAGAAAAGATGAGATTATTGAAAAAGTCATTGATTATAAACGAAAAATTTTTATTAAATAA
- a CDS encoding flagellar hook-length control protein FliK has product MIQVMNILNGIMPSKSDDKFTNKKVSDFKSFIKVVQNGSKDENKSFNSNKKETINIKQLSDIINMILNLINNNLTIDKVISQSNLQPLEESIINQLCSAIQNSQNKDEINMQYLVNTITKILNEKFGLNIDSKDILSLLKNTNMENTIITVGSNDADIKDDNIKLKLSTNSDDLKQQMVAGSDSKNINTEANNNEKNTNINSLTAKTDNNLKDENLNQNGNQSKNQDYNNGEDVDSLVTDKNQNISKKLDSKIDLTKDNKIIDLKPDNIVVLNDNQNKQLTVNTEKILDAKNPIQTTDIIDQIVKNINITKSDTESNIKIQLKPDFLGNMEIDIKSMNGSLTANILTDNEKVKHQIEANLNVLNSQLESKGIKIDSFNVSIDRNMQFTSQYSGQENSGEKYKNQNNNRIRINYDDYETAELESRRFLTVNTVSNGHVDVVV; this is encoded by the coding sequence ATGATACAAGTTATGAATATTTTAAATGGAATTATGCCATCAAAAAGTGATGATAAATTTACAAACAAAAAAGTCTCAGATTTTAAAAGCTTTATTAAAGTTGTTCAAAATGGAAGCAAAGATGAAAATAAAAGCTTTAATAGCAATAAAAAAGAAACAATAAACATCAAACAGCTATCAGATATAATAAATATGATTTTGAATTTAATAAACAATAATTTAACTATCGACAAAGTTATAAGTCAATCGAATTTGCAACCATTAGAAGAAAGCATTATAAACCAATTGTGCAGTGCAATACAGAACAGTCAAAACAAAGATGAAATAAATATGCAATACTTGGTAAATACGATTACTAAAATATTGAATGAAAAGTTTGGTTTAAATATTGATTCAAAAGATATTTTAAGTTTATTAAAAAATACCAATATGGAAAATACGATAATTACAGTTGGTTCTAATGATGCGGATATAAAAGATGATAATATCAAGTTGAAATTAAGCACGAATAGTGATGATTTAAAACAGCAAATGGTAGCTGGCAGTGATAGCAAAAATATAAATACAGAGGCAAACAATAATGAAAAAAATACAAATATAAATAGCTTAACTGCAAAAACTGATAATAATTTAAAAGATGAAAATTTAAATCAAAACGGAAATCAGAGTAAAAATCAAGATTATAATAATGGTGAAGATGTTGACAGTCTTGTAACTGACAAAAATCAAAATATATCTAAAAAACTCGATAGCAAAATTGATCTAACAAAAGATAATAAAATAATTGACTTAAAACCTGACAACATTGTTGTTTTAAATGATAATCAAAATAAGCAATTAACTGTAAACACTGAAAAAATTTTAGATGCTAAAAACCCTATACAGACAACGGACATAATTGATCAAATTGTAAAAAATATTAACATAACAAAATCAGATACCGAGTCAAACATAAAAATTCAACTTAAACCTGATTTTTTAGGGAATATGGAGATCGACATAAAATCTATGAATGGAAGTTTAACGGCAAATATTTTAACTGACAACGAAAAAGTTAAGCATCAAATTGAAGCAAATTTAAACGTACTTAATAGTCAGTTGGAGTCAAAAGGTATAAAAATTGACAGCTTTAATGTATCTATCGATAGAAATATGCAATTTACATCACAATACAGCGGACAGGAAAATAGCGGTGAAAAATACAAAAATCAAAATAACAATAGAATAAGGATTAATTATGACGATTATGAAACTGCAGAGCTGGAATCACGTAGGTTTTTAACAGTTAATACTGTATCCAACGGCCATGTAGATGTGGTTGTATAA
- the flgF gene encoding flagellar basal-body rod protein FlgF, with amino-acid sequence MLRSMYSAVSGLKAHQAEMDVIGNNIANVNTVGYKASRMTFKEIFSQTIKGASAPQGSGGGTNPQQVGLGVAIASIDTLFTNGGAQRTDNPTDLSIDGNGFFIVNNGGANLYTRAGNFFFDSNGDLVTPDGYKVMGWISQDGKTVNTDTGNLSPISIKNWSSTSPASTKSIQLGGNLDASTSIGSSVSYNVTIYDSQGGSHVATIQFTKQDNAGNWSAEITNFDGNDLSTSPVAIGTIQFDSNGLIIDPAASVFSVNVSSLPISDINATLGDGTNITIDLSNLTMYSDSTNIQELSKDGNEAGSIESINIDQYGVVSGIYSNGRTQVIGQIALADFQNTQGLEKVGNTMFINTVNSGDSMIGAANTGTRGTINPGTLEMSNVDLANEFANMITTQRGFEANAKVITVSDEILQDLVNLKR; translated from the coding sequence ATGTTGAGGTCAATGTATTCAGCAGTATCTGGTTTAAAAGCACATCAAGCTGAAATGGATGTTATAGGCAACAATATTGCTAATGTAAATACTGTTGGTTATAAGGCAAGCAGAATGACATTTAAAGAGATATTCAGTCAAACAATAAAAGGAGCATCAGCACCACAAGGTAGCGGTGGAGGTACAAATCCTCAGCAAGTTGGTCTTGGTGTTGCTATAGCATCGATAGATACTTTGTTTACAAATGGTGGTGCACAAAGAACAGACAATCCAACAGATTTATCAATAGATGGTAATGGATTTTTTATAGTGAATAATGGCGGTGCAAATTTATATACAAGAGCAGGAAATTTTTTCTTTGACTCAAATGGTGATCTTGTGACACCAGATGGATATAAGGTAATGGGTTGGATTTCTCAAGATGGAAAAACGGTAAATACAGACACTGGCAATTTGTCACCAATAAGCATTAAAAATTGGTCAAGTACATCACCTGCGTCTACTAAATCAATCCAATTAGGTGGAAATCTCGATGCAAGTACAAGTATTGGAAGCTCAGTCAGCTATAATGTTACTATATATGATTCACAAGGCGGAAGCCATGTAGCAACGATTCAATTTACTAAACAAGATAATGCAGGGAATTGGAGTGCTGAAATAACAAACTTTGACGGCAATGATTTGTCAACATCTCCAGTTGCTATAGGTACAATACAATTTGATTCAAATGGATTGATAATAGATCCAGCAGCAAGTGTTTTCTCAGTTAATGTATCATCATTACCGATTAGTGATATAAATGCGACTTTGGGAGATGGAACGAATATAACAATAGATCTTTCAAATCTTACCATGTATTCTGATTCAACAAATATACAAGAATTAAGTAAAGATGGAAATGAAGCCGGTTCAATAGAAAGTATAAATATAGACCAGTATGGAGTGGTAAGCGGGATTTACTCAAATGGCAGAACACAAGTGATTGGACAGATAGCACTAGCGGATTTTCAGAATACACAAGGTTTAGAAAAAGTAGGCAATACGATGTTTATAAATACAGTTAATTCTGGTGATTCCATGATTGGCGCTGCAAATACAGGAACTAGGGGCACCATAAACCCTGGAACGCTTGAAATGTCTAATGTTGATCTTGCTAATGAATTTGCTAATATGATTACAACGCAAAGAGGCTTTGAAGCGAATGCAAAGGTCATTACAGTATCAGATGAAATTTTGCAAGACCTTGTCAATCTAAAGAGGTGA
- the fliL gene encoding flagellar basal body-associated protein FliL — translation MKNNIIIIILLVIIIAFGGAFFYFNYNSKPAKIVYYNYSPGDEFVTNLKGDDKFIKAGVELEVYDKNVLNELKDQNPKIRDAILQILRNKTAQDLEGSDGQAKLQNEIKNKINKILGADKITNVYFDDFIVQ, via the coding sequence ATGAAAAATAACATCATAATAATAATTTTGCTAGTAATAATCATAGCATTTGGAGGTGCATTTTTCTATTTCAATTATAATTCAAAACCGGCTAAAATAGTATATTATAATTATTCTCCGGGAGATGAATTTGTTACAAATTTAAAAGGTGATGATAAATTTATCAAAGCAGGCGTTGAACTAGAGGTTTATGACAAAAATGTATTAAACGAATTAAAAGATCAAAACCCAAAAATAAGAGATGCGATACTTCAAATTCTAAGAAATAAAACTGCTCAAGACTTGGAAGGTTCAGATGGACAAGCTAAACTTCAGAACGAAATAAAAAATAAAATCAACAAGATTTTAGGTGCAGATAAAATAACGAATGTTTATTTTGATGATTTTATTGTTCAATAG
- a CDS encoding flagellar hook capping FlgD N-terminal domain-containing protein, translating into MAINTNYNNSYINTYTDGTKVTNPNSELGKDEYLQLLVTQLENQDPLNPMDDKEFIAQMAQFSALEQMLNLNSSFNAVKAYSLLGKIISANIDTDGNSSTISGKVDAVKFDGSNYYLEVQGSYISLDSVTSVSEQ; encoded by the coding sequence GTGGCAATAAATACTAATTACAATAATAGCTACATAAATACATATACTGATGGAACAAAAGTTACAAATCCAAATTCAGAATTAGGTAAAGATGAGTATTTGCAGCTTCTTGTCACTCAGCTGGAAAATCAAGATCCGTTAAATCCTATGGACGATAAAGAATTTATTGCGCAGATGGCACAATTTTCAGCTTTAGAGCAAATGCTAAACTTAAACAGCAGCTTTAATGCGGTTAAAGCCTATAGTTTATTGGGCAAGATAATTTCTGCAAATATAGATACAGACGGAAATAGTTCAACTATTAGTGGAAAAGTTGATGCAGTTAAATTTGATGGAAGTAATTATTATTTAGAAGTTCAGGGATCATATATCTCATTAGATTCAGTCACTTCCGTGTCAGAACAATAA